A stretch of Homo sapiens chromosome 12, GRCh38.p14 Primary Assembly DNA encodes these proteins:
- the ITGA5 gene encoding integrin alpha-5 isoform X1 produces the protein MFNPEERSCSLEGNPVACINLSFCLNASGKHVADSIGFTVELQLDWQKQKGGVRRALFLASRQATLTQTLLIQNGAREDCREMKIYLRNESEFRDKLSPIHIALNFSLDPQAPVDSHGLRPALHYQSKSRIEDKAQILLDCGEDNICVPDLQLEVFGEQNHVYLGDKNALNLTFHAQNVGEGGAYEAELRVTAPPEAEYSGLVRHPGNFSSLSCDYFAVNQSRLLVCDLGNPMKAGASLWGGLRFTVPHLRDTKKTIQFDFQILSKNLNNSQSDVVSFRLSVEAQAQVTLNGVSKPEAVLFPVSDWHPRDQPQKEEDLGPAVHHVYELINQGPSSISQGVLELSCPQALEGQQLLYVTRVTGLNCTTNHPINPKGLELDPEGSLHHQQKREAPSRSSASSGPQILKCPEAECFRLRCELGPLHQQESQSLQLHFRVWAKTFLQREHQPFSLQCEAVYKALKMPYRILPRQLPQKERQVATAVQWTKAEGSYGVPLWIIILAILFGLLLLGLLIYILYKLGFFKRSLPYGTAMEKAQLKPPATSDA, from the exons ATGTTCAACCCAGAGGAGCGGAGCTGCAGCTTAGAGGGGAACCCTGTGGCCTG CATCAACCTTAGCTTCTGCCTCAATGCTTCTGGAAAACACGTTGCTGACTCCATTG GTTTCACAGTGGAACTTCAGCTGGACTGGCAGAAGCAGAAGGGAGGGGTACGGCGGGCACTGTTCCTGGCCTCCAGGCAGGCAACCCTGACCCAGACCCTGCTCATCCAGAATGGGGCTCGAGAGGATTGCAGAGAGATGAAGATCTACCTCAGG AACGAGTCAGAATTTCGAGACAAACTCTCGCCGATTCACATCGCTCTCAACTTCTCCTTGGACCCCCAAGCCCCAGTGGACAGCCACGGCCTCAGGCCAGCCCTACATTATCAGAGCAAGAGCCGGATAGAGGACAAG GCTCAGATCTTGCTGGACTGTGGAGAAGACAACATCTGTGTGCCTGACCTGCAGCTGGAAGTGTTTGG GGAGCAGAACCATGtgtacctgggtgacaagaatgccCTGAACCTCACTTTCCATGCCCAGAATGTGGGTGAGGGTGGCGCCTATGAGGCTGAGCTTCGGGTCACCGCCCCTCCAGAGGCTGAGTACTCAGGACTCGTCAGACACCCAGGG aacttctcCAGCCTGAGCTGTGACTACTTTGCCGTGAACCAGAGCCGCCTGCTGGTGTGTGACCTGGGCAACCCCATGAAGGCAGGAGCCAGT CTGTGGGGTGGCCTTCGGTTTACAGTCCCTCATCTCCGGGACACTAAGAAAACCATCCAGTTTGACTTCCAGATCCTCAG CAAGAATCTCAACAACTCGCAAAGCGACGTGGTTTCCTTTCGGCTCTCCGTGGAGGCTCAGGCCCAGGTCACCCTGAACGG TGTCTCCAAGCCTGAGGCAGTGCTATTCCCAGTAAGCGACTGGCATCCCCGAGACCAGCCTCAGAAGGAGGAGGACCTGGGACCTGCTGTCCACCATGTCTATGAG CTCATCAACCAAGGCCCCAGCTCCATTAGCCAGGGTGTGCTGGAACTCAGCTGTCCCCAGGCTCTGGAAGGTCAGCAGCTCCTATATGTGACCAGAGTTACGGGACTCAACTGCACCACCAATCACCCCATTAACCCAAAGGGCCTGGAG TTGGATCCCGAGGGTTCCCTGCACCACCAGCAAAAACGGGAAGCTCCAAGCCGCAGCTCTGCTTCCTCGGGACCTCAGATCCTG AAATGCCCGGAGGCTGAGTGTTTCAGGCTGCGCTGTGAGCTCGGGCCCCTGCACCAACAAGAGAGCCAAAGTCTGCAGTTGCATTTCCGAGTCTGGGCCAAGACTTTCTTGCAG CGGGAGCACCAGCCATTTAGCCTGCAGTGTGAGGCTGTGTACAAAGCCCTGAAGATGCCCTACCGAATCCTGCCTCGGCAGCTGCCCCAAAAAGAGCGTCAG GTGGCCACAGCTGTGCAATGGACCAAGGCAGAAGGCAGCTATGGCGTCCCACTGTGGATCATCATCCTAGCCATCCTGTTTGGCCTCCTGCTCCTAGGTCTACTCATCTACATCCTCTACAAG CTTGGATTCTTCAAACGCTCCCTCCCATATGGCACCGCCATGGAAAAAGCTCAGCTCAAGCCTCCAG